The following are encoded together in the Osmia lignaria lignaria isolate PbOS001 chromosome 13, iyOsmLign1, whole genome shotgun sequence genome:
- the AGBE gene encoding 1,4-alpha-glucan-branching enzyme, with translation MGGKWSSMDPSQVEVPEISALLERDPYLKMYENEIRKRYALYKDYLERLETGDGSLEKFSTGYKTFGIHINEDNSVTAKEWAPGAQELFLTGDFNNWNKTANSYKRLDYGKWELHLPPNADGTCPIKHLSEVKVIVKDHNNELLERLSPWASYVTQNRSESATYKQRIWYPLSKNIYKFKYPKPKKPDSLRIYECHVGIATQELKVGTYLEFATNIIPRIVKQGYNAIQLMAIMEHAYYASFGYQVTSFYAVSSRYGTPEELKELIDVAHQHGLYVLLDVVHSHASKNTLDGLNMFDGTDACFFHSGNRGQHPLWDSRLFNYGEYEVLRFLLSNLRWYIEEYGFDGFRFDGVTSMLYHSRGAGQGFTGHYDEYFGLNVDVEGVVYLMLANYMLHHLYPEIITIAEDVSGMPATCRPVSEGGIGFDYRLAMSIPDKWIKLLKEVKDEDWKVGEICWTLSNRRWMEKTVAYSESHDQALVGDKTIAFWLMDKEMYTHMSVISPPNPIINRGIALHNLITLITHVLGGEAYLNFMGNEFGHPEWLDFPRAGNGDSYHYARRQWNLVDDELLKYKFMNNWDRAVNTLEEKYGWLHAPPAYVSWKHEDDKVVVFDRAELIFVFNFHPVKSFPDYPVGVKTPGTYKIVLCSDNKDFGGENRVDTSVQHFTVPESFSNYSNKMLIYIPCRSAIIYVREP, from the exons atgggggGAAAATGGTCAAGTATGGATCCTTCTCAAGTTGAAGTACCAGAAATAAGTGCTTTATTAGAAAGAGATCCGTATTTGAAAatgtatgaaaatgaaattcgtaaaag GTACGCATTATACAAGGATTATTTGGAAAGATTAGAGACTGGTGATGGCAgcttagaaaaattttcaacaggaTATAAAACTTTTGGAATTCATATAAACGAAGATAATAGTGTTACTGCAAAAGAATGGGCACCTGGTGcacaagaattatttttaacaggAGATTTTA ACAATTGGAATAAAACAGCTAACTCTTATAAAAGATTAGATTATGGAAAATGGGAATTACATTTACCTCCCAATGCTGATGGCACTTGTCCAATAAAACATCTTTCAGAAGTTAAAGTAATTGTAAAAGACCATAATAATGAATTGCTAGAACGGTTAAGTCCTTGGGCTAGCTATGTTACACAAAATCGTTCTGAAAGTGCtacatacaagcaacgtatatggTATCCATTAtctaaaaat atttataaatttaagtaCCCAAAACCAAAGAAACCAGATAGTCTTAGAATTTATGAATGTCACGTGGGTATTGCAACTCAAGAATTAAAAGTTGGTACATATTTAGAATTTGCTACAAATATAATCCCTCGCATTGTAAAACAGGGTTATAATGCAATACAATTAATGGCTATTATGGAACACGCTTATTATGCCAGTTTTGGGTATCAG GTGACTTCCTTTTATGCGGTTTCATCCCGTTATGGTACGCCAGAAGAACTAAAAGAGTTAATAGATGTAGCGCATCAACATGGTCTATATGTTTTATTGGATGTGGTGCATTCGCATGCATCAAAGAATACTTTGGATGGATTAAATATGTTCGATGGTACCGATGCTTGTTTCTTCCATTCTGGAAATCGTGGCCAACATCCTCTTTGGGACAGTCGACTTTTTAATTACGGGGAATACGAAGTATTGCGATTTTTACTTTCCAATTTACGTTGGTATATCGAAGAATATGGTTTTGATGGATTTAG aTTTGATGGTGTTACATCAATGTTGTATCATTCAAGAGGAGCTGGACAAGGTTTCACTGGTCATTATGATGAATATTTTGGTCTGAATGTTGATGTTGAAGGTGTAGTATATTTGATGCTTGCAAACTACATGTTGCATCATTTATATCCAGAAATTATTACAATAGCGGAAGATGTTAGTGGAATGCCTGCAACTTGCAG ACCTGTTTCTGAAGGTGGTATAGGATTTGATTACCGATTAGCTATGTCTATTCCTGATAAGTGGATTAAACTTTTAAAAGAAGTGAAAGATGAAGATTGGAAAGTCGGAGAAATTTGTTGGACATTAAGTAATCGAAGATGGATGGAGAAAACGGTAGCTTATTCAGAATCTCACGACCAGGCTCTTGTAGGTGATAAAACAATTGCATTTTGGCTTATGGACAAGGAAATGTATACTCACATGAGCGTAATAAGTCCGCCAAATCCAATCATAAATCGTGGAATTGCTCTTCATAATCTTATTACGTTAATTACACATGTATTAGGAGGAGAAGCGTATTTAAATTTTATGG GTAATGAATTCGGTCATCCTGAATGGTTGGATTTTCCTCGAGCTGGCAATGGAGATAGCTACCATTATGCCAGAAGGCAATGGAATTTAGTAGACGATGAATTACTAAAATATAAATTCATGAATAATTGGGATCGTGCTGTAAATACCCTCGAAGAAAAATATGGATGGCTACATGCTCCTCCT GCATATGTGAGTTGGAAACACGAGGATGACAAAGTAGTTGTTTTTGACCGAGCAGAGcttatatttgtttttaattttcatccgGTAAAGTCATTTCCGGATTATCCTGTCGGAGTAAAGACTCCAGGAACTTATAAAATCGTTTTATGTAGCGATAACAAGGATTTTGGTGGAGAAAATCGTGTTGATACCAGCGTACAACATTTTACCGTACCAGAGTCATTTTCCAACTACTCAAATAAAATGTTGATTTATATTCCCTGTCGCTCAGCTATTATCTATGTTCGAG aacccTAA